The stretch of DNA TTGTACATGTCGTTGGCGCTGATGTCGGCATGTTGCCATGTCCAGAGCATCGCCAACAGATCGTTGGCATCTCGTTTGCGGAAGTACCCTTCCAGAAACCGCACGCTATCTTCCTGTGAGGCAAAGCCCATTTTGCGGTACTCTTGTTCGCGAAAGAAGTCCTGCGAGAAGGCCCAGCCCATGTAGACGCGACTGAAGGCCCGTAATCCTTTGATCGGTGGACTCTCATACCAGCCATCAGCGAATGCAGCGTCAGCGGTCAACGCGGCTCGTACTCCCTCAATAAACAACTGATTGTGAGGCGATGTCCGCGCCGAGCCACAGATTGGAGCGATAGCTTGTACCATATCTGGATACAGCGCCGCCCACTGAAACGTTTGCTGCGCACCCATCGAAAAGCCAACGACGAGCTTGAGTCGCGTGATACTCAAGTGTTCAGTCACGAGACGATGCTGACACACAACGTTGTCGTACACGGTAACGTTGGGAAAGGTTGCACGATCAAACGGCGGAGGCGTATTACTGGGAGAAGAGGACAATCCATTCCCGAACATGTTCGGCACGACGATAAAGTACTTCTTTAGATCAAGCGTAGGCAACGCCGCGATCAGGGTTTCGTTCTCAGCGTGTTGCGCACCATAGAAAGTGGGCATCACAATCGCGTTGTCACGCGCAGCGTTCAATGCCCCGTAGGTTTTGTACGCGAGCTGGGCTTTGGGGAGCGTCAGCCCGCATTGCAGTACGACCTTCCCTAAGTCAAAGATCTCGTAGTCGGCCATGGTCAGTTGTCCCTCCTTTGACTCCAAATTGCTAGAGGAAATGAGCTTGGCCTCTGGCAACGTCCATTTATCTTGGAGCAAAAGCCTCCAACAACCGCTCATCAGGCTGATCGGGCTTATCGCACGAGAGCGGCATCAAACAGACATGACTGGCACCAGCAGCCAGATGCGCATC from Deltaproteobacteria bacterium encodes:
- a CDS encoding alpha/beta fold hydrolase, coding for MADYEIFDLGKVVLQCGLTLPKAQLAYKTYGALNAARDNAIVMPTFYGAQHAENETLIAALPTLDLKKYFIVVPNMFGNGLSSSPSNTPPPFDRATFPNVTVYDNVVCQHRLVTEHLSITRLKLVVGFSMGAQQTFQWAALYPDMVQAIAPICGSARTSPHNQLFIEGVRAALTADAAFADGWYESPPIKGLRAFSRVYMGWAFSQDFFREQEYRKMGFASQEDSVRFLEGYFRKRDANDLLAMLWTWQHADISANDMYKGDFAAALRAIKARAIVMPGETDLYFRVRDNELEVEQMTNAKLRPIPSIWGHVAGMGINPPDNASIDAALKELLQDLRFGP